A region of the Lycium barbarum isolate Lr01 chromosome 1, ASM1917538v2, whole genome shotgun sequence genome:
GTTTGATTAAGCCAACACaaattaaatcctaaattaaactaaaacccgatgaaaaatggcatggatgagcagCCATTTTGGCAACGGTGatagcataaatgagccaaactattgacgagtggcataaatgagtcatttccgatagttcgatgacatatttaagCCTTTTTTCCATAAATAAAATGATCCTTCCAGAACCCTTAGCTTATTCACATTTCCTCCAATTAAACATCTTCCAGAACCCTTAGCGTATTCACATTAAATGCTCGTGAGTCATGCGCAGGTGCTAATTTTTAACTTATACCTCTTCACACGTCAAAATTTGAAAATGCTGTCTTTCGGGTGTGTAAAAGGAATGATAATCTGGaaggagaaaatattttccttttttctttttcttttcttatagagGAATGCAAACTACTCTATGTTCCCTTTTCATGTTGCTTACGCAAACAAAAAGGAATAATTTACCTTCCTTgacatttatttttttattttttttatttttatttctaaaaAAAGGAAGATTAACTCATTCATaaacttttctttattttttttccacTGTGAGGACCGACTAATCCGGATTTCGCCTTGAGAAATCCCACTTTAGTAGTAAAACGTTCTTTGCAAAAGATGACTCCATTCCATAAGTTTTTCTCCTTTAAATAAAGTGCCCTAAATTTTGAAATGATTTGTTTCTATTAAGACAAGAGGCAAATTAATAAAAGAGGGATTCAAAATGTAAAATTTGGATATCACGTGTATCTCCTTCAAGGTAGAAAATAAAGGGCTAGTAAATGACAAAAATAGCCTTATGAGTTGGAGAGTAGTACTTTCTGTATATTTAAATATCTTAATTTTAATTCAAAATATTAAGTTAATAAAAtttaatttagcttcaaagtttagtcaaattaactcttgctgaaaagtgtcacataaattgaaatgaagaGAGAGTAATTAGTTACCTAAATTTTACCAAAATAATAATGAAATATTTTAAAGGGTAATCTAACACTCCCTCAGATTCATATGATATGGTGTTTTTAGCTCGGACACACCCCTTAAAAATTTACTTACGCCTAGAGGGTAGAAAGCGTTTTCACTAAATTATTCTTAATTAAATAGTACTAATTTAATATAATTCATTAATTATGTAAAAATTTATTTATCTAAATAAGGATAAATTtgaaagaataaaaaaaatagcTATTAATTCTTGTTGATCATGTAAAACTATTTATTCTGGACTACATATAAAAGTTAAAAGTACCGTACAATGTAAATTAGAGGGAGTAAGGGGCTAACAAAAATTCACCGAAAAAATACAAGCCCCACGTGAATAGACTGAAGAAAAAGAATTGAGGGTTAAAAGTGAGATAGGTAAGGAAAGGGCAGTTTTTTGTATTTGAAATGTGATGATGACAAAACTTGCCTATTCCCTCGTATGTATAATCGTAATAAGATCATATCTTTTCTAATCTCAGATAATGTAACATACTAAATCAATAGCTCCAAgtgtcatttatttatttattctgtTTTTTATTTGAAGTGTTAGTTGTTCGCACTTTTGCAACGTAAAATGtcctttttaaaataataatcatGAGGTTGATGTGTTTATTGGTAAGGTTGAGTAGGTAATTAAATATCTTTATAAAGATTCGTATGAAATTAAATTTACAATTAGCATAATAAGGACGATGAGAGAATCTTAAATTAAGGATTCTATATCTGCTTGAGCACATATGACATATTAATAAACATTCGAGAAGGCAGTGTAAGGAAATCCTTTAAAAAGTCCTTGCATAAATTATAAATTCGTTCCCCATCTTTGATTTGACACGCATTGAGTTCATTATACTACTCAGTGATTATTTAGAGTTAGAAGCTTCGTAGAACTTGTTCAAAATATTGAAGCTATAGTTTCTCGTATTCATTGTCATAATCATCCAAAttggaaagaagaagaagaagacgacaaATCTCAAGAACTTGATATCACATTCTTAAAGGAAATCAAAGGTTACCTAAGTCGTCGGTGCATCTAGAAGCTCAAATATTTGTCTGGTCGGTGGACTTTAAAAAGTTTAGAAAAACATAATTTTGTCTTTTAAATACTCAGTTTAGAACAACATAATTAAAAACTGAAAAGAAAAGAATTCTAATCTTAATTGCTTTTTTCATTCTTCTGAAATACATGACTTTCTCTCCAACCTTTTCATAATTAGACAATTCAAACTAGTCTGTTGGACACAACATAATGCGGGTTTGACAAAAAGCCATAAGTAGGGATTAACTTATCTGTTATTGTTAGTTCTGTCTAGGGCtattcacagttttggttaaaaccaaaatcaaaccgaaaatttaatcaaaccgaataaaaaaaccgacatttggtttggtttggtttgatttggttttaaattttaaaaatcagtaatatttggtttggttatggttctattaaaaaataaccgaataaataactgaaccaaaccgataaattatatacataaattttataattatttatatgtataatattagtttttcataaataattataaatattttataccttttaatcattaatttgatttttggtttacttatttcacatgattgtttaaggcctacttatttcacatgattgtttaagacccatgtttttaagaatatgtcaaAGCCCatatctttaagtcttttaactctttaagtgttaagtgtaaacatactaacaaaagctcatgttagagtctaatgtctttaacttaaatttttagcctttctttgtcagccatttgattttaggttgtttcttcttcttttttccgaatttatacctttcttttttcttgtctgaatgggtcctaaacttctaatattttttatatgaaaaggacagaggttgtagatttggaggttcctatataAGATAcctcagtaacatcagcatttgctgcaactcaagcataTAGTAATGGCCTAATACTTCTTTCGttggtaatcctcctaaaaagcagaaaagaacaactccttgtagtcgagaccctagctttggggataatgatagaaaaacatctgaagtttgggatcattacacacagtttttttaataaaatgggagaattgagggcaaaatgcaagtactgccccaaagtttgggatcattacacaaagtttttttatttcatatattttcattttaattttaggtagtctttatgtttaattaatatgtatgtttgtaacaacaactaaaagctcctatgctctactttatttccaagtatgtgtattaagatgacaaaaatggtgcagccactactaagttagtttttagctctatatgtaatagtttaacaactttgggtaacttgagtactacactatcactaatagtgaaaatatttctatgatgtataTCGTTCCAccttaaattataaataaaagttatcgtttgaacaaaaaaaaagacatgtccttttcaattttttaatgttttactgataagtctcatggctgctagtcataaaccgaaaaatcgaaccaaactgaACCAacccgacaataaccaaaccggtggttattattttttttggtttggttatggttttagacatttaaaaaccgactaaattggtttggttatggttttaatcaataaccgacccaaaccgaaccatgaacacccctagttcTGTCTGTTTTGACTAATGTGGATCTCCATGAAACCAAGTTTTGTTCTAGGGTCATTATTTAATAGTAATACACTACATAATactcctccgtccatttttatttgtcataTATTGACATATCACACTTATTAATGAGCCAAAAACAGAATGACAATTTTACTACTATATCATCCCTAATTATTGCTTAGTAACCTAACGATTGAAATcaataaaatatatacttttaaAAGTTTTGCAACCAATAAAAATTTTTAGAACTTTCCAATCCAATAGTtaataataaaggtaaaataaatATGAAATAGTAAATTAACttttgggacgaagggagtaataTAATTCTTTTTCCGAGAAACTATTTAGTAACTAATAGTATATTTTTGTAATTCGTAAACAATATCATTGAGGTTGCGGCCCACTAGAGCAATTCATTTGAGCACGTGGATAAATAGAAGTAACATGCCCGATACAGTTTCAAAAAATGTAGTAGATTAAATTAGTATAATATTCATTATGCTTGGTGAAACAAGACAACAAAGACGGagattctgaaaaaaaaaaaaggatgaggCTTTAGATTGTTTTAGCTAGGTGAATCTATTCCTTTATATGTTTGGATTCTATTACcgtaactttgtttaatttatgCATTTTGCACCTGAGTTCTGTTTCAGGGAAACATAAAAGCAAAAGCGAAAACCATTTGCTAACCAAAACTGATCCAAACACAAATTTCAAATCTTTATCTAGCTCAATCCTTCGAGTGTGTTTTAACTGCATGCTCACACTTAGTTGGCAGTTGAACTCGAAAGGAAGTTATGTGTGAAGCTTGTCTTAATAAATTGAGGAAAATTAAAGATCATATAACGAGTCTAGGATTAAACTGTAGAGACGTTTTTTGTGTTAAAGGCCAAGGCAAGGGCTGAGCATTCAGCAGAACACACAGTAGTTTGAGCGCAAATCGCGTATTTGTATTAAAAATCTACTTAATATGTACCAAATAATTTATCAAAATTCATTAACTTTCTATTTGTAGAATCTAGAACTCATAAACTCAAAATCCTAGTTCCGCAGACTTCCGCTTCTTTTCCAAAGGAACATAAAATGTGAGATCTAAAAGCCTTGAGATGACTCAAAGGAGGCCGAAACGAATAATACCTTGACAGTTGAACTTGGAACGTTACGTGTTGGAAATAATACTTCAAAATTGTAACTaaaattggttaggatttgatattttaatcCACGTCCagttaggatttatagtcaaattagtgTAGTAATATGATTTCTTGTTTTGAGTTAAAGTAAATTTcttactattataaataggggtGTTACTAGCTATTTTCATAATAAGAGAAAACAAGAGAGAACAAGAGATATTATCAAGATTCATAaagtctacaacaacaacaacatgcccggtataatcccaccaggtgggttctggggagggtagaatgtacgcagaccttacctcaaccttttgacgggtagagaggttgtttctgatacaCCCCGGCATAAGCAGTAATAGCAACAAGAGAATATGATAACTAACATAGTAAAAGAAGCAATCAAATAGTACTAGCGACAAGAACAAGCAACTTAAAGCAGTATAAAAGACATGTATTAATACTCCATCgataaaatattttcctttaacatgtattaattaattctTGCAAATAATATTGGTCTCAAAAGCTCGATGAACAAATAATGGCTCAAATGAGTTTTATTGCTAAACAATATGTCAATAGAACAACGATTCTTGGCTCAAAAAGAGAATATTTTTGAAGAAGTTGTCCATATTGATAGTACAAAGCATGAATTCAATCAAAGGGTTGCCTGGTCTGTCATATTTGCTGTACTTAGAAGAGCTAACTCGAATGCCTTTTCAACATCCTGCATTTTAGTATCAACATTCTGATCAATCTGCAACAATGAGCGTGAGTATTAGAAGATTCATTTGATGCTTGACATGACTTTAGCAAAGACATTTGAGTATTAATGATAACTATATATACCATTTACACGTCTTATGAGTTTCCCGGTTCACTAGGATGACAATCAAATGGCATCCTCcacaaaaaaaaaggattttacaAATTCAACACTGACCCTTCAAAAACAACTTGTCCCTCTAGAAATTGAGATGGATTCCACAGATATTTTCaatttattaaaaaatgaaaatccTACTGATGCTGTTATTCTACATGACTGCAGGTTGTTGGTGCGTCAGTTGGAGAATCCGATGATTAGGCATAGTcttagaaattgattttttaatgctcggagttttttttattttttaagaagGATTCAAGAAGCTAAAGGAGGATTCAAGAAGATTAATTTTAATACTCGTAGCTTTTTTTAATGTACTAGTTCCTTCTCCTTTTACTTTTAACATATTTACAGGAACTACTTTAGTATAGACAGTATATCTACTAGTAAACCTGTAAAGTTTTGGCCCATTACTGTGACATTAGGGTTTCACTAGAGCACCTATatttactccctctgttccaatttatgtagATTCAAACTATGTAAATTAGcattgaccaacattttaaaataatttttttttatcatattaatatgagaatAGTTGCAACTTATAATAGTATTTTTCATATAGTATTTGAATctatatttaattttaaaatattgaggtACGTTGATATAATCCAATTTCGCTTAAAAAATTAGTCAACTTGACTCTTGGTAAGTGAAAGTGCCACATAaatcgaaacaaaggaaataactAGTTTCTCTTTGAcccccaaaaaataaaaagaaaaattgagaaaaatgaaAACTTCGAAGTTTTATTAGAAATAAAAAATGTAAATAGAAAACCATTTTCTTCCCTACCAGGTTATAATTAGAATCGGTTTTTGCGTAACCACAAAATAATGACAAGCTCACCTTGTCAGTTTGAAGAACTCAAAAGTAATCTAGCTTCAAAACTAAATTAAAGAATTAGAAATTACCTCGGCAAGAATGGAGATATAATGAAGAGAAGTATGACTGGTTGGGGTAACTCTAATGTGGTGAATAGTAAGATGTAGCTTCTCCATTATTCCAGCAATTATTGAGAAGCTACTCCTCATTTGCTTGCTGCAATGGATTCCTATGAGTACGTTCTTGTCCATAATTTGAACCTTTATATCATTAATCCCAGGTTTGGATTCATCAACATTCTTAGTGAGAAAAGAGTTGTCATCATGTGATGTAGTTGCCAAAGAATATTGTTTTTGTGCTGTGCCAATTGAATTTCTGTTTCTATTTGTCCCAGTTGCACCTTCCTCTAAAGCCCTAACACGTTCTTGAAGTTCTCCTATGTACTTGATAGCATCTTCAAGAATTGAAGCTTTGTCCAACTGATCAAACAATAAATTTAATTTGTTGTTACTTTTGTGTTCATTATTATGTCATTGAAGAAAATTAAAGAAGAGGCAAAACAGTGAAAAATAAAGGAAACAGCTCATCTCTCCAATAATTTTGTCAAAAATTATAAGCTTGGAGCAACTTCCCAAATATCAAAACATAGATTTTATATTAGTACTAATTAAGAACATGAAATAGCATAAATCATCACGAGTTCTAAGATATATACACTATCAGAAGTCCATGATTATTCACAATTTGATTACCATCATAACAATATCAATGGACACCAAATTCAAGTGAAATTACAGTCCATTCATATATAGGGGTGCTCTAAAAAGAAACACAACAATTTTAGTAATTGTTTTTAACCTATTTTTTCCTAGATAAGTACTACACCTACGGCCAATGTATTATTAAATCTATTATCAAAGATAGAATTCAGTATTTTCTAGGCTCTCTTCTCATGGTAGAGGGGTCTGTCTAATATGATGTTAGAACTACTGCTGACAAGTGATTCCAGCTGTGGTTCAATCAGTTCCAATCTTCCGCTACAAGAATATTAATCTATAAGTTCTCACTTTATGATTCATGTGATATCTATTTAGTATAAATTTACATATATTCCAATAAATACATTGAAGAAGTACCACATATAGAAATACTTTATTTAAACCTTGTAGCAATTTATAAAGAGAAATTTGAAATTATAAATTTACCTTCTTGAGGCCAGGTATAGTTTTGGCCAAGACAGCAAAAAGTTGGGAAAACCTTTCTCTGCGTTTCCTCTCAGCCAAAAGATGATCTTGAGATTGCAAAGGACTTCTACATATCCTCTTAGTCACTGATATTGATGAAGATATGCTGCTGGTTTTGTCATAATCTTCATCCTCTAGAAAATTAGAGTCTAGACTTCCAAAAGAAATAATATTctgtgatgaagaagaagaattagTAGAAGTAGAAGACAAAGCAGTACTTTTGGAAATTTCTAGTAATGAAGAACTGCTTGGATTTTGATTAGGGAAAGATGTGAACATTTCAGAGAGTAAATTCTGAAATTCAAATGGTGCTTCTTCACCATCTATGTTATTATTGAACCTTGCATTTTCCATGGCTAGTTTACACAAGATTGTCAAGAGAAAACGAACACTTTGAATTTTTCAGCTATACGATCTTTTTTCCAATTAAAGATGTACATAAATGGTCTTCTTCTTATACGGACTAAGAGAGTCACGTGTGACCAGTAGTCTTTCTTATCGGAGGTGTGGAGGTATTATTTTAACAACTATAAGTTCAAGGAAATATTTCCTTGCTCTACATGCTGATTGGATGAGAGAGTTAAGGGATGAAAGGCAACGACATTTTTTATTGGTTTGTTTATTAGAttgtttgtttcaatttatgtgacacactttttTAGTCGGTTTCaaaaacgattttttttttatatttaaaaataatttaactctaATATTTTGACTTTGCTCTTAATAAAATGATATATAATCATACAAATGTCTAATTTTTTTCCCCTTAAACTCCGTATCCGATTAAACAATATCGCAAAAATTTCGACGGGGACAATATAAATTTTACATGGATACCAACATCAGTGTACCTATCTTGAGTTGAAATAAACTGGTTGCGTCATTTTTGGTGACATTTCCCATTCCCATATTATACTTAATGGAAAGCTGATGATATATGATGCTGACATGAACAATTAGAAACTCTTGAGAacctatatctatatataaaattaggcataaacaaggtgatgtggcgCTTCTCTATGACCTTCAATTGCATTCAtcttttatctcctttttttgacatttttctctaTATTTTTCCTATTAATTTATGTTTACTTTCTTCCTTTCAAAAGGAAGAGTACATATAAGTTGTAACTGCAACAATAATGCACATAATGGTGCAATTAATGGGTAACAAATAATATCCTTGATTTGCCAGTTACAAAGAACGTATTGAGTTTATTATAGAGAATTTATATAGTGAGTGTCATATTTCATGTTGTGCTTCCGGAGCCTTTTTTGGGGTGGAATCACATATTGTTTTTGCGGAATTCCAATCCGATGTTGCTGGTATATGTATGTgttttagggttttttttttttctttttctttttcttcttattcCTTTACTTTGTTTTGATCTAGGTGTTTTTGGCACCAAAAGTAGTGGGGGTGCAATGGAGCACTCAATGTGATAGTTTTGATATTTTGAATGAAGATGGATATTTTTATAGATTCTGCAGTTCTATTGCTCGGTGAGTCTGAGTTAAGTTTGATTCTAATTTCTAGCCATTTTAATGACAGTTATAGTCCAATTTTGATTGGTAAAAAATATCAGGACTAAACCCTAGGCTCTCTCCTCTTGCCTCTCTCCTTTGAGACCATGGAGATTTAGGGCAGCCATGGCTACCACCGTCTCTCCCCAGCCTTTGTTTGCGGGAGAGCCTCCCCAAAACCCTACAAACAACACTACACACGCCAATACAAACCCTACTTATGCCGATAGATTGAATCAAACAAAATCAACCGTTAACTTTCCTTAAACTAGTTTGATACCTATTGAAGTTGTTCATGGAATTTCTACATTAAAATTTACGTTGCATGAACGACAAGCTTTCGCTAGGGAGGAGGGACTTCATCAAGCCATTGTGGTTAAACTTTCCATGGGATCACCGGATTTGCCAACTTTTAGATCGATTTTGCCTAAGTTCCTCGGCATTAAGAGACATTGTCTCGTCGGATTGCTTGCTCAAAGACAACTTCTTATTCGTATGGATcaatatgatgattttatggctGCATTATCAAGAGGCATGAATTATTTCATGCACAACGGCAAAGACCAACAAATTAGGATTTTCCCATGGACTATTGGATTCAACCCTAAGGAGGAGACTTCACGTGCGGCAGTATGGATTTCGTTTCCAAACCTATCAACTGATTTGTTTGCTAAGAGATCTTTGCTTTCCATTGCTTCAGCAATCGGGAAACCTATTGCTGTGGATAAAGCCACGCAAGTGAGATCAAGATCTAGCACGGCTAGGGTTAGGGTGATCCTCGACTTATTAGACAAACATCCAGATCGTATTCGACTTCAAAGTGTGGACAAAGTTACGGGCATATTTATTGACGAGTTTCAGGAGGTCGTGTATGATAATTTGCCTCAATATTGCACCCATTGTAAGCACCAAGGTCATGATGAAAAAAATTGCTGATTGTTAATTGGAAAAAACGTAGTGGTTCAAAAAGAAAATGTTGCGGCAATGGAGATTGAGGGAGATTCGGTTGAGAAATAACAAGGAGATGCACGTGATTAGCTAAACACTAAGAAGCAACAACAAAAGGGAGCTAACATGGGAGATATTCCAGTAGGTCGAGCACTGGCTAGGGTGTCCGAAAACCTCGCTGAAAGCTCATGGGTTGGAAAGGAAGCTGCTCCAGATTTACATCCTAATCCGAAAAAGAATGAGGCTAGTCCATCGGGTAATAGTAAGTCTGAGGCAGTCCATTCTCTTAAGAGCAATGAAAATCAAGAGGTTTTGGTTGGAAAGGTGCAAGAGGTGGTGCAACCAGCCAAAATCAACAAGTTGCCTAGTTTTGGTGATCGGTGTCGCAGTTGGGAATTCAACGGTTTTCGAGCAGGCTATGGATTTGAACAATGCTAGAGATGATGTTGGAAGTGAAGGCTGGATAGTGGTCTCACGCAAACAAACTGTTTGTCCTCAAAATGTCAAATAACTTAATGTGATAAAGGAACAAGGCATTGCAACAAAGGACATTGTGTGTCCTAATACTTTTGAGGCTCTTTCAGGTAGAGAGGAGCACCAATCTACTTCAGGATGTTCTAAACGTCATATTGCACATCTGGAATTGGCAAACATGCTAATGCAGCAATAAGTTGCAAGTTTGGTTTGTCTCGTCCCCGTCTTGAAGCCGTTGATGGTCACATTGAACACTTCGAAGTTTGAGATCCCTACTCAGTCTATGGAGATATTTGGTGAGCAACATGATGACTCTGGGCAGCAAGTAATGCCCACAGGGAATGACCAAGGTGTGGATAAGATTGTGGCCTTCGCTCCAGAACGTTTAAGCAATAACATTGAAACGAAAAATGGCCAAAAAGGTGGTATGAGTGTGAAGAGTTGGGCGAACATAGTGGAGAAAGATGGGCAGGTTTCATCCCCTTCAATGCGTAGCAAGTTGAGTCCAGTAACCCCGACATTTGTGCCAAGCCATGCAATGGTTCTTCCATCTTTAGCTGCGGGTCAGCTTGTGGCTCAAATAAGTGCACCTTTGAATGTAAGTAGGGGTCAATAATGTTCTTCATGCTTTAGCGTCACAAGATATGGAAAATTTGAATGTTATGGATAATCCTACTAAAAGGAAGCCTATTGGAATTGTGGCCAAGAAGTATAAGCCAAGAGCTTTAGTGGAAGATCCTTTGGAAGCTTTTGATGGTGATTTAGGATTTGACATATTTGATGAAGAAGATGAGAATGAAATATTGGATGAATGCTTTGCTAAGGTGGCTAGGGATGGAGATCTTTCACCTAGGCAACAAAGGTGTAGATCCAAGATAAAGAAGACTCATGAAAGAAAATATAGTTGGGATGGTAAAGTGTCTGAGGAGGATGTTCTAAGGCAACTGCCAATGAGAGTGGCAAAATAGAAGGAGACAAGGTTAAACTACTTCAACAAGGTCCAATAGATCCAAGAAGATTTGATGAAGTATCAAGAGATTTTAAAGCTGTTGGAAGAAGAAGACAAGGTGAAGAATCAGATTTTTATCGGGCTACATCTccttgaagaattcataattccAAAAAAACAAGGGTCTGACTCTATATTCTTGCTTATTTTAATATTTCACTATTTAAGTATTATCAGTTGTAATGTCGTCATAGAGTGTGTTATAAACTCTATGATGATCATAGAATATTTAgtgctttcttcttcttattttttacATGCATGTTAGTTAGTAGAGGTTTTTTACGCCTCAATAGGATTAGTAAGATAAGGCCTATCCCCCTAGCTTGTACTTTTCCTTTGCGTTTCgcttt
Encoded here:
- the LOC132616553 gene encoding transcription factor bHLH18-like, which produces MENARFNNNIDGEEAPFEFQNLLSEMFTSFPNQNPSSSSLLEISKSTALSSTSTNSSSSSQNIISFGSLDSNFLEDEDYDKTSSISSSISVTKRICRSPLQSQDHLLAERKRRERFSQLFAVLAKTIPGLKKLDKASILEDAIKYIGELQERVRALEEGATGTNRNRNSIGTAQKQYSLATTSHDDNSFLTKNVDESKPGINDIKVQIMDKNVLIGIHCSKQMRSSFSIIAGIMEKLHLTIHHIRVTPTSHTSLHYISILAEIDQNVDTKMQDVEKAFELALLSTANMTDQATL